A window of Exiguobacterium sp. Helios genomic DNA:
CCCTATCATTAGTATGTCATATATAATAAATGTGCCACACTAATAGTAGAGCTAAAACCAACGTAGGGGAAAGGTGGGGTCAGGATGCCGATGACGGTCCTGAATATCGAAGAGCTACTCAAGAAGGAGCATGTGTTCAAACAACTGTCCGTTGCTGAACTAGTCGAACATGCGATTCGCAACAAAGAAGGAGTTCTTGCAGAAAATGGTGCTTTGTCTGTAGAAACGGGGAAATTTACAGGTCGTTCACCGAAAGACAAGTTCATCGTCCGTGATCAATCGTGTGAGATGCATATCGATTGGGGTCATGTCAATCAACCAATGGAATCGGACAAATTCGAGCAACTGTTACAAAAAGTTCTTCGTTATATGAACGAAGCAGATCAACTTTACTACACAGAAGCTGCTGCTGGTGCCGATACGCATTTCACCCTTCCAGTGCGCGTCGTAACCGAATATGCTTGGCATAATTTGTTTGCGAAACAGCTATTCTTACGCGAATATCCTACGGTTGCGGCCTTTGAACCATTTACGGTCGTCTACGCACCACATTTTAAAGCGGATCCGGCGGTCGACGGGACAAACTCGGAGACATTCATCGCGATGTCTTTCGAACACCGTATTGTCTTGATCGGTGGTACAGAGTACGCCGGAGAAATTAAAAAATCAATTTTCTCGGTCATGAACTATCTCTTACCACAACAAGAAGTGTTGTCGATGCACTGTTCCGCTAACGTTGGACACGAAGGGGATGTCGCGTTATTCTTCGGACTATCCGGGACTGGTAAGACCACACTGTCTGCAGATGAGAGCCGTCAATTGATCGGCGACGATGAACACGGTTGGTCCCATGACGGTGTCTTCAACATCGAAGGTGGCTGCTATGCGAAAACGGTCAACTTGTCACGCGAAAAAGAACCACAAATCTTTGACGCCATCCGCTTCGGAACCGTTCTTGAAAACGTCGTCCTCGACGACACCCGGATTCCGGATTATGATGATACCTCACTGACGGAAAATACGCGTGCGGCTTACCCGATCACAGCAATCGAGAATATCGCCATCCCGTCACGCGCCGGTCATCCGAAAACGATTGTCTTCCTGACAGCAGATGCTTACGGTGTACTGCCTCCGATCAGTAAACTGACAAAAGAACAAGCGATGTATCACTTCTTGTCAGGTTATACATCTAAACTTGCCGGCACAGAGCGTGGTGTCACGGAACCGGAAGCAACGTTTTCGACCTGCTTCGGTTCCCCGTTCCTGCCGTTGATTCCAGAAAAATATGCGACGATGCTCGGGGAACTGATTGATCGCCACGGCGTCACCGTTTATCTCGTCAACACCGGTTGGACCGGTGGGGCTTATGGTACCGGCAGCCGGATGAAACTTTCGTATACACGGACGATGGTCAATGCAGCCGTCAACGGCCTGCTCGCAGACATCCCGACAGAAGAACATCCGATTTTCGGTCTGCATATGCCGATTGAAGTACCCGGTGTTCCGACTGATTTACTCAATCCGGTCAAGGTATGGGCGGATTCATCTGTTTACGAACAACAAGCGACTGCACTCGCGCAAAAGTTCACGCAGAACTTTGCACGTTTCGAAAGTGCGACGGATGCCATCAAAGCAGCCGGTCCCCGCGTTTAAAAATGATTGATGATACCAAAAAGGTTGAGCTCCTTAACGGATGCTCAACCTTTTATGTTAGACGATTGAATCTGTCTTATCTTGTAAATGAAGCTCTTTTTGAGAAAGCCAAACTTGGCTTTCTTTTAATAATTCATAAGCGCGGTGCTTCGCAATCCCGAATCGATTGCTCAGCATCTCGAACCGTTCGAACTCTCCCCGGTCTGCGCTGATCGCAAGGAGCAGGCAATCCCGAAACGGATGATCATCACCTTGTAAGACGTTTTTCAAAGCCGGTTCAATCGGAAGCTGATCAATGATTTCATCAATATCGACTGAGAGTAATGCATCAATATGAGACAGTAATCCAATCATATAAGCGCTCTCTGCTTTCAAGGTCTTCGTTTCCGTCGCAAACAGTTCACACAGCTTTGCACAATGCAAAGATGAACGTAACAATTCATCCGACCACCTGTACGGACTTGCGAGTTTCATTTCACGCAAAACGATTAACGAAATCCAGCTCTTTAATTGCGAAAATCCAAGTAAGGAAATCGCTTGTCGGACGGAACTGACGGTGTTCCGAAGACCGATTCCCGGAGAATTGATTAATTGCAGTACTTGTACACTGATGTAAGGATTTCCTTCGATTTCATCGACGACGTCCTCATAATGATCGTCTGTATCCAACCACTTCAGCATCTTCAACAGGACAGGTACTTGCGGAGGAACCGCCTTCCCTTTCATCAGCATCGGTTTGGCATAAAAGTATCCTTGAAACCAGTCATATCCCATCTCAAGGCTTCGCGTATGATCTTCATGTGTTTCGACCCGTTCTGCCAAAAAGCGCATATGCGGATAATTCCGCTTTAAAATATGTAAGATTGCACTTTGTTCGCGTGGGTTGATGGCTTCGATATCAATTTTAATCAAATCAATCAGATCAAACAGCTCTGCCCCATGATGACGCAACAGATCGGTTACGAAATCATCCAGTGCCAATACGAAGCCTGCTTCTTTCCACTTCTGCAACGTCAGGAGCATAGCAGCATCAATGTGAACCGTCTCTAACACTTCAATCACGAATCGGGTCGGATCCAAGTGATCGATCAGCTCAGACTGTAACAGATCGCCTGTGAAATTAATGAATAATCGTTTCCCTTCTGCTACACGGTCTACTCCCAAATGAATCAGTGTATTCGTCAATACATCCATCGTTGCCAAGTCACCATCAAACACTGCAGGTGTTTCAACGGAACGATAGAGCAGTTCAAAAGCGTCAATCGAACCAAACCGGTCTACAATCGGTTGTCGCGCAAGTAAGATTTCCATCTCATATATCCCTTCTAAATCCGTTAATCTGGCTTATTTTATATGTTCTAGTATATCAAATATCGTTTTCCCTTAAAAAATCTCTTTTTTAAAACATATCAATGTTCCCATCATTTGGAGAAAAAAACATCTCAATGCGAGGCACTGAGATGTTTTCACGAATCCTTTTACTTGGATAACATCCAATCGATGACTTGTTTCGTCACAAGCATTTTTTGATGGATTGGAAATTGATGCGCATATTGATATACCCATAAACGGGTCTTTTCCGGATAGCGGGCTGCATAGTTCGTCGCATGCCGCAACCGAACGTTTTGATCGTACAATCCATGAATCAATAAGACGTCTCCTTGCGGCGGAAAATAGAGTGGTGACCGGACGCGATATGCCTCCAGCCGTTGCTCTGGAACGCCACCGGTAAATCGTCTGAGCATTTTTTGCATCGTCCGTTGTTCTTCATACGTCCAAATCAAATTCGTCACGCCGGCCCAGGAAACTGTCCGGGCGACTTCACGATGATGCGCCAGTAAAAGCGCCATCTGACCGCCGCGGGAAAAGCCAAATACCGATGTCCGCTCGACATATTGATCGAGCCAATCAAAAGCACTGATGGCGTCAAGGATATCCCGTTGTCCAAAATCTTCTTTTCCGGTCCCCCCTAAGTTACCGCGATAAAAAGGAGCCATGACCAAATAACCGGCTTGCGCGAACTGCATTAAGCGGGTCGGCCGAACCATGCCGATATTACGTGTCCCACCACGTAAATACAAGAGACCTTGTCCGTTCGCCCGAACCGGTAAGATGATGTACGCCCCGACCCGTTCTCCGTCGGATGTTTCATAAAAGACCCGAAAGGTACGAAACGGTCCCTGGCGGGGGAGCTCAAACCAGTCGGCGTTCGGCGAGTACACGAAGAGTCTCCGGAAGGACACGGTCCTTCATCATGAAGCTGTATTGGCGGTTCGTATCTAAACGTTTCGGGATATCGTCTAGTAAATAGGCACCGTCCGTCTCATCGACAGCAAGATGCGGCACCAAGGATGCGATTTCGGCGAAGTAGATATTCTTGATGATCGTATCCCCCCGACCTTCAACCCGGTATTGTCCGATGTACTGGAGACGTTCGATATGTCCCCCTGTCTCTTCCATGACTTCCCGGTGCGCTGCTTCCTCGGC
This region includes:
- a CDS encoding S9 family peptidase, with the translated sequence MYSPNADWFELPRQGPFRTFRVFYETSDGERVGAYIILPVRANGQGLLYLRGGTRNIGMVRPTRLMQFAQAGYLVMAPFYRGNLGGTGKEDFGQRDILDAISAFDWLDQYVERTSVFGFSRGGQMALLLAHHREVARTVSWAGVTNLIWTYEEQRTMQKMLRRFTGGVPEQRLEAYRVRSPLYFPPQGDVLLIHGLYDQNVRLRHATNYAARYPEKTRLWVYQYAHQFPIHQKMLVTKQVIDWMLSK
- a CDS encoding EAL and HDOD domain-containing protein encodes the protein MEILLARQPIVDRFGSIDAFELLYRSVETPAVFDGDLATMDVLTNTLIHLGVDRVAEGKRLFINFTGDLLQSELIDHLDPTRFVIEVLETVHIDAAMLLTLQKWKEAGFVLALDDFVTDLLRHHGAELFDLIDLIKIDIEAINPREQSAILHILKRNYPHMRFLAERVETHEDHTRSLEMGYDWFQGYFYAKPMLMKGKAVPPQVPVLLKMLKWLDTDDHYEDVVDEIEGNPYISVQVLQLINSPGIGLRNTVSSVRQAISLLGFSQLKSWISLIVLREMKLASPYRWSDELLRSSLHCAKLCELFATETKTLKAESAYMIGLLSHIDALLSVDIDEIIDQLPIEPALKNVLQGDDHPFRDCLLLAISADRGEFERFEMLSNRFGIAKHRAYELLKESQVWLSQKELHLQDKTDSIV
- the pckA gene encoding phosphoenolpyruvate carboxykinase (ATP), with the translated sequence MPMTVLNIEELLKKEHVFKQLSVAELVEHAIRNKEGVLAENGALSVETGKFTGRSPKDKFIVRDQSCEMHIDWGHVNQPMESDKFEQLLQKVLRYMNEADQLYYTEAAAGADTHFTLPVRVVTEYAWHNLFAKQLFLREYPTVAAFEPFTVVYAPHFKADPAVDGTNSETFIAMSFEHRIVLIGGTEYAGEIKKSIFSVMNYLLPQQEVLSMHCSANVGHEGDVALFFGLSGTGKTTLSADESRQLIGDDEHGWSHDGVFNIEGGCYAKTVNLSREKEPQIFDAIRFGTVLENVVLDDTRIPDYDDTSLTENTRAAYPITAIENIAIPSRAGHPKTIVFLTADAYGVLPPISKLTKEQAMYHFLSGYTSKLAGTERGVTEPEATFSTCFGSPFLPLIPEKYATMLGELIDRHGVTVYLVNTGWTGGAYGTGSRMKLSYTRTMVNAAVNGLLADIPTEEHPIFGLHMPIEVPGVPTDLLNPVKVWADSSVYEQQATALAQKFTQNFARFESATDAIKAAGPRV
- the ytkD gene encoding RNA deprotection pyrophosphohydrolase, encoding MITFLDYYQNRVELSFEDHPFSVHPLHVWVIAVYEGKWLLTHHKQRGYEFPGGKVEPGETAEEAAHREVMEETGGHIERLQYIGQYRVEGRGDTIIKNIYFAEIASLVPHLAVDETDGAYLLDDIPKRLDTNRQYSFMMKDRVLPETLRVLAERRLV